The segment GTCATGGATCGGGCGCACGAGGTTCTTCCGAGCGCGGCCGTTCGGGCTGCTTCCCGGCGATTACTTTTCACGCATGGGCTGCGAGCCGCAGACGCATTGCAACTCGCGGCGGCGATCGTGCTGGCTGGGGCGGATGTTGCAGCACTCGGATTCGTGACCCTTGACGATGCGCTTGCGCGCGCCGCGCGCAAGGAAGGGTTGAGAGCAATCGGGATGGATTGAGGCCTCAACAATCAGTGGGGAGAAACACTGTCAAAACGGTGCGGGACTGTCGCCCGAGTTGAGTGGTGCGGAGGGAAGACTTGCTGGTCTTGCAAAACTTGAAAGTGTGTGTAAACTTCCAAGTGTGCTGTTTGAATATGATCCGCCGAAAAGTCGCTCCAACGCGTCAAAGCACGGTATCGATTTCGAAACGGTGCAAAAATGTGGGATGGCATCGTGGTTGGCGGACCAGCCAGATCGGTGAGCAAGGATCGCATGCTGGCGATCGGAGTGATTGACGGCAAATTCTGGACGGTCATTGCAACGTTGCGCGGCCATGTTTTGCGCATCATCAGCGCCAGAAGGAGCAGACAGAATGAAATCAAAATCTACCAAAACCACTGCGGACAATCTTGAGGGTCGTTTCGATGCGGGAGACGACGTATCGGACTATTTCGACTTTTCTCGGCCCGTCGTCTGGGGCGGGTCTCGCCGCGGTGCAGGGCGCAAAAAGCTCGGCAAGGTGCGGAAGCAGGTGATGCTCACCGAAGCCGTTGCCGAAAAGATTCGGCGCATCGCCGCGCGCAAGAAGCAAAGTTTCTCCGCCACGGTCGAGGCCGCTTGCGCTGTTCTGCGGTGAGCGGCCGGAAGGGTGCCGGCGAACAATCCAGCGGGCGTGCTTGTTGACAGAAAAGTGCAAATGTTTATCTTAAGATGATCATGCGCACGGCGGCAGAAATCATCAACACTCGACAACTGCGGGAGGAAATGCCGCTGGTTGTAGCGAGTGTGCGCCGGGGCAAGCGGTTCCTGGTGTTGCATCGCAGCCGGCCGGCGTTCGAGCTGGGCCCACCCGGCGCGGTCGCGCAGCCTTTGCCGCCTCTCGAAGACGACCCCATTTACCAATGGCAGGGCGTCGGGGAATCGAACGACGGTCTCAAAGCGGCCGATCACGATCGGGTCCTTTACGGGGCATGAGGCGTTTGTTTGTCGATACCGCGGGTTGGATGGCGTGTGCCGACCGCAACGATGTCGCGCATAGAAAATGCACTGCGGTGCGCGATGCGGAACTCCGGGTGGGACGATTGTTGCTGACGACGGATTACGTCGTGGACGAGACATTGACTTTGCTGCGCTTGAGATTGGGGCTTCGTGCAGCGAGGGAGTGGTGGGAGCGGATCTCGGGAAGCCCGAGACTGATTGTCATGAGCAGCGATGGGGAAATTCGAGAACAGGCCTTGCAGTGGTTTTTCCGATACGCCGACAAGGAATTCTCGTTCACTGACTGCACGAGCTTTGCCGTGATGAAGGCGGAGAAAATCCGCGATGCATTGACGACCGACCGGCACTTTGAGCAGGCAGGATTCAGGATGGTGCCGTGAGTCAAACGGCTGGCCACGTCCGCAGAATGTTCTTTCCGGGGGGGGGCGTATGGCCGATAAGGGAGCGCTGCGGGCGATGTCCGGGGAGAGTTAGAAAGAAGAATTCATGGGTTTCAACGAGTTAGGTTTGTCCGACGCCGTGGTGCATGGCGTCCAATCGATGGGTTTTGTGGATCCGACGCCGATCCAATTGCGCGCGATCCCCGCGGTGCTTAACGGTCGAGATCTCATGGGATCCGCACAGACGGGCACCGGCAAGACGGCGGCATTCGGCCTGCCAATCTTGAGCAAGCTTGGATCGCACACCTCTGTGCCGCGATGCCTCGTGCTTGAACCGACCCGCGAGCTTGCCATGCAGGTTGAGACGGCGTTCCGCGACTACGGGCGTTTCACCGATCTGACCGTGGCGCTGCTTTACGGCGGCGTGGGCTACGGGAAACAGCGTGAGGATCTCAAGCGCGGGTGTGACATCATCGTGGCCACGCCGGGGCGATTGCTGGATTTCATGGAGCAGAACGAAGTGCCGCTCGGCGGCCTGGAGTTTCTCGTGCTCGATGAGGTGGATCGCATGCTCGACATGGGCTTTCTCCCGCAGGTTCGGCGTATCATCCAGAAGCTTCCGAAGAAGCGTCAGACGCTGTTTTTCTCGGCGACGATGCCGTCCGAGATCGAGTCGCTGGCGAAGTTTGCCGTCAACAATCCCGAGAAGATCGAGATCGGGCTGCGGCGTTCGCCCGCCGAGACGGTGTCTCACGCGTTTTATCCGGTCGCGATGGACCAAAAATACGATTTGCTGTCCGCACTGATGGCAAAAACCAACTTCGACTGCGTGCTGGTGTTCTGCCGAACCAAGGACGGGGCTGACCGCATCGCGCGCCAACTCAAGAAAGAGAAC is part of the Chthoniobacterales bacterium genome and harbors:
- a CDS encoding type II toxin-antitoxin system VapC family toxin, translated to MAGRRGIERRSQSGRSRSGPLRGMRRLFVDTAGWMACADRNDVAHRKCTAVRDAELRVGRLLLTTDYVVDETLTLLRLRLGLRAAREWWERISGSPRLIVMSSDGEIREQALQWFFRYADKEFSFTDCTSFAVMKAEKIRDALTTDRHFEQAGFRMVP
- a CDS encoding DEAD/DEAH box helicase, with the protein product MGFNELGLSDAVVHGVQSMGFVDPTPIQLRAIPAVLNGRDLMGSAQTGTGKTAAFGLPILSKLGSHTSVPRCLVLEPTRELAMQVETAFRDYGRFTDLTVALLYGGVGYGKQREDLKRGCDIIVATPGRLLDFMEQNEVPLGGLEFLVLDEVDRMLDMGFLPQVRRIIQKLPKKRQTLFFSATMPSEIESLAKFAVNNPEKIEIGLRRSPAETVSHAFYPVAMDQKYDLLSALMAKTNFDCVLVFCRTKDGADRIARQLKKENHSVVALHSNRTQREREEALEGFKSGRYEVLVATDIAARGLDIAGVSHVINYDIPSHPEDYVHRIGRTGRAQAVGDAFTLVTAEDLAMIESIERFIGMKIPRLKLDGFDYKYTTLLDPSATHVKARAAGGGRHRSGYSFGIKRRR